A DNA window from Selenomonas sp. oral taxon 126 contains the following coding sequences:
- a CDS encoding class I SAM-dependent methyltransferase — MKTNYGNWISTPMMKTLVAIAAVLYVLTVLYAVIYDRVTAPFFILAILAGVATIVVLYMYYCRRVFDFEGGGLMRRIHAYLLDQLPWDGLGRALDVGCGSGALTIATAKRFPLAEVQGIDYWPPMWNYGQAQCESNAAAEGVAERCAFQHGDAAKLDFPDNHFDAVVSNFVFHEVRTQKDKFMLVEEALRVLKKGGAFALHDTFGNRDMYGDMDEFVAYLKEQGIADVSYIPNTERNIEMPPAVRFMLCGVGMLYGTK, encoded by the coding sequence ATGAAAACGAACTATGGCAACTGGATCTCCACGCCGATGATGAAAACACTCGTCGCCATCGCTGCCGTGCTCTATGTGCTCACGGTGCTCTATGCGGTCATCTATGACCGCGTGACCGCGCCCTTCTTCATCCTCGCAATCCTCGCCGGCGTCGCGACCATTGTCGTCCTCTATATGTACTACTGCCGCCGCGTGTTCGATTTCGAGGGCGGCGGACTCATGCGGCGCATCCACGCCTATCTGCTCGATCAGCTGCCGTGGGACGGGCTCGGCAGGGCACTCGATGTCGGCTGCGGTTCGGGCGCGCTCACGATTGCAACGGCAAAGCGCTTCCCGCTCGCCGAGGTACAGGGCATCGACTACTGGCCGCCGATGTGGAACTACGGACAGGCACAGTGTGAGTCGAACGCCGCCGCCGAGGGCGTTGCGGAGCGCTGCGCATTCCAGCACGGGGACGCGGCAAAGCTCGACTTTCCCGACAATCACTTCGACGCCGTCGTCAGCAATTTTGTCTTTCACGAGGTACGCACGCAAAAGGATAAGTTCATGCTCGTCGAGGAGGCGCTGCGCGTGCTGAAAAAGGGCGGCGCGTTCGCCCTGCACGACACCTTTGGCAACAGGGATATGTACGGCGATATGGACGAGTTCGTCGCCTATCTCAAGGAGCAGGGCATCGCCGATGTCTCCTACATTCCGAACACCGAGCGCAATATCGAGATGCCACCCGCCGTCCGCTTCATGCTGTGCGGCGTCGGCATGCTCTACGGCACAAAATAA
- a CDS encoding glucosaminidase domain-containing protein: MPVFFKSIPAALTAAALLAAPAYTAAETSAAIPRPAIPSSIPQGMTVDAKLAAGLHFSLPAADQDILRMPLPDPTEVTIAGEAAATEEQMLAYLLRRNPQPKLTGTPEELVHAYYEEAEHEGVRADVALAQAFKETGFFAYGGDVDWKQNNFCGLGATGNGAKGLSFPDIRTGARAHIQHLLAYSRKERPQVAIVDPRYDLIRTNRPDIYGNITRWTQLNGVWAVPGKNYGQEILMIRDAAHAPDGSDAALRAANAHLMQAADADGYIYRGLVHLRRNAYDEALADFTAAQKRNTKRTEPYLGIALAHTGAGNIKEARRAYEVYLKTSPDDAAALHNYGLALLAEGNAAKAVTPLRDAIRRAPTNAASYSALAVALIHTKDYAGAWSTLADGAAIAPANTDILINQILLQGCLKDADDKKHGKKKK, encoded by the coding sequence ATGCCCGTGTTCTTCAAATCCATTCCCGCCGCCCTCACAGCCGCCGCACTCCTTGCTGCACCTGCATACACGGCGGCAGAGACAAGTGCCGCCATCCCGCGCCCCGCAATCCCCTCCTCCATCCCGCAGGGAATGACCGTAGACGCAAAGCTCGCCGCAGGGCTGCATTTTTCCCTGCCCGCAGCAGATCAGGACATCCTCCGCATGCCCCTGCCCGATCCGACAGAGGTCACGATCGCGGGCGAAGCGGCGGCGACCGAGGAGCAGATGCTTGCCTATCTCCTCAGGCGCAACCCGCAGCCGAAGCTCACGGGCACGCCCGAAGAACTCGTGCACGCATACTACGAGGAGGCGGAGCACGAGGGAGTACGTGCCGACGTTGCACTCGCACAGGCATTCAAGGAGACGGGCTTCTTCGCTTACGGCGGCGACGTAGACTGGAAGCAAAACAACTTCTGCGGACTCGGCGCAACGGGAAACGGCGCAAAGGGGCTCTCCTTCCCCGACATCCGCACGGGCGCGCGCGCGCATATACAGCATTTGCTCGCATACAGCCGCAAAGAACGTCCACAGGTCGCCATCGTTGACCCACGTTATGACCTCATCCGCACGAACCGCCCCGACATCTACGGGAATATCACGCGCTGGACACAGCTCAACGGTGTCTGGGCAGTCCCCGGCAAAAACTACGGACAGGAGATCCTCATGATCCGCGATGCCGCGCACGCCCCCGACGGCTCGGACGCCGCCCTGCGCGCCGCAAACGCGCACCTCATGCAGGCGGCCGATGCTGACGGCTATATCTATCGCGGACTCGTCCATCTGCGCCGCAATGCCTACGACGAGGCGCTTGCCGACTTTACCGCCGCGCAGAAGCGCAATACGAAGCGCACGGAGCCGTATCTCGGCATCGCCCTCGCGCACACGGGCGCAGGAAACATCAAAGAAGCGCGCCGCGCCTACGAGGTCTATCTGAAGACCAGTCCCGACGATGCCGCCGCCCTTCATAACTACGGGCTCGCCCTCCTCGCAGAGGGCAACGCCGCAAAGGCTGTCACGCCCCTGCGCGACGCCATCCGCCGCGCGCCGACGAATGCCGCGAGCTACAGCGCCCTCGCCGTCGCGCTCATCCACACGAAGGACTATGCGGGCGCGTGGAGCACACTCGCCGACGGTGCCGCCATCGCCCCCGCGAACACAGACATCCTCATCAACCAGATTCTCTTGCAAGGTTGTCTAAAAGACGCAGATGACAAGAAGCACGGGAAAAAGAAGAAATAG